The genomic region TATGACCGATCAGTAAACCTCTATAGTATGGGATGCCCATATTAATAACTAAAAACTTTAGTAAAGCGTACCCAAGAACAACCATAGGGATTACAACAGGTGATAAGAAGAAATTAGATAAGATACTTTTTCCAAAAAAATCAAATCTACTAAGGGCATAAGCTACAGGTATCCCTATTAAAAGGGCCAAGACTGTTCCGATAACAGCAATTTCAAGACTGACCCGAAATGTTCTAACAAACATATCTACTTGAAATATATTAAAAAACCACTGTAAGGAAAAACTTTCTGGAGGAAAACTCAAGTAACTTTCCCCACTAAATGCTGTAACAGTTATAATTACTAAAGGACCAATCAAAAAAGTATATACGAGCATGGTGAAAAAAGTTAAAAATTTATTTGTTTCATTCATATCATTTTCACCCCTTTGGATTAAGCTTTTTAGCGCCACGGTTAATCACAGTAATGATGGCCATAGTTGTTAAGATCATAATAGTTGCTATAACTGAAGCTGTAGTCCAGTCATTCAAAGTTCTAGCGTTTTCATATAGTAATGTTGCCATCACCCTAGTCCTTGAACCACCAAGTAATTGAGGGGTAGTATAGGCTGTAAAACTACCACAAAAGACTAGGACACTTCCAATTACTACTCCTGGTAAACTAAGTGGGAATACAATTTTCAAAAAAGCTTTTAATTTCGAAGCACCTAAACTTTCTGCTGCTAAAACTAAATTATGATCAATATTTTCCATAACACCTACTAAAGACAGTATCATAAGTGGCAAAAATAAATGTACAAAACCTATTATTATAGCAGCCTCAGTATATAAAATAGATAATGGTTCTTCGATAATATTTAAGCTAGTCAAAAAGTTATTTACTAATCCTTGTCTCCCAAGTACAACAATCCAACTAAATGACCTAACAACTGGGCTTGTTAACAAAGGAAATACTGCTAATGCTATATATAGCCCACGTTTTTTTATATTTGATTTAGATATAAAGTAAGAAGTTGGAAAGCCTAGCGTAACAGCGATCAAAGTACTAATTAAGGCGATTCTTAAAGTTCGAAAGTAAATATTCATGTTATATGGATCTTTGAAAAAATCTCCATACCTCTCAAGGGAAAACTCTCCACCTACTTGAATAGTTTCCATAAATATTGAAAACAAAGGGATAAGTTGAAATATAACCAGGAATAGTAAACCCGGTGATATAAGTAAAAGTACTTTTTTTGCAGTAAACATCCCCAATTCCTCCTCTAAAGCAGGTTAATTTCATCAAACATCTGCTTAATCTTTAATTTGTTCATAAGGTATCCCCTCTAATAGATCTTGCTCCCCCCCTTCAACATCCTCATTACAGCTCTAACTACTTTCTTGAAATTTTCAAAAAAACATCGACGAAACTATTATAACTAATTAAATGAATAATTAAAATAGAAATAACTAAAAATAATGCTTTTTTTGATAGATTTCGACAGGACCTTCTTAGTACTGAAATATTTATGATCACGAAAATTAGCTAAATATATCAAAACCCCTCTTTTCTATAAAACATATACATAGATCAAAAATCTATAATATTTTAGGGAGGTTTTACATACCAATGTAATGTCTAAAAATAACTTAAATTTCACCTTACTAAAATTCAGGAAACGAATCCACTGTATTCAATTTTTTGAATTTAGAGAATTATCAAAATATTGTTATCAATAACACCAAAACTCACTATTAATTAAAGGGGGGATTAAAACTTTTAGGCTTTGTGATATTACAGAATTAATATATTAGGAGGGTCATAATGAGTAAAAAAGGATTTGACACCATTGTTTTTGGTTTTGCTTTGTTTGCCATGTTTCTAGGGGCAGGTAATGTCATATTTCCGCCATTTTTAGGACACTCTTCTGGAATTAGTTGGCTTCCTGCTGCAATTGGGTTCTTACTAACTGGCGTGGGACTTCCTCTTTTAGGAGTTGTTGCAGCTTCTGTAGCTGGTGGCACTATTGATGATTTTGGTAAAAATGTCAGTCCAAACTTTGGGAAAATTTTTGGAACAGTGATAATTTTAGCAATCGGACCTTTCTTAGCTATACCAAGAACAGGAGCTACGGCCTTTGAGTTAGGAGTTGTACAGTTTATAGGTAATTCTTTGGCTGCTTCCATAATTACAACAACTATCTTTTTTGGAATTACATTGTTTTTTGTCCTAAATCCTTCTTCAGTTATAGATAGGATTGGGAGATACTTGACTCCAGTCTTGGTTGTAATTCTCGGTGCAATTGTTGTAGGTGGAGTTATAAATCCAATGGGTGCACCTGTAGATATGGAAGTTACTACTCCCTTTAGAACTGGTTTTACAGAAGGTTATCAGACTATGGACGCATTAGGTTCGTTTATTCTTGCAACAATTATAATTATTAGTTTAAAAGAAAAAGGTTATAAAACAACTTCTGATCAAGTTTCAATGACTATTAAAGCTGGAATAATTGCTGCTACTGGTTTAGGATTAATTTATGCGGGATTAATTTTTATCGGAGCAACTTCTAGCTCTGTCTTTTCAGAAGAAATCCAGCGAACAGCTCTCCTAATAGGAGTAAGTGAAAGAATACTTGGTACTATGGGTACCTATGCTCTCGGAATAAGTGTCTTTTTAGCTTGTCTTACTACTTCTATTGGTCTTACAACTACTGCCGGAAGATTCTTTCATGGAATTACAAACGGTAAATTAGATTATAAGCTAGTGGTTTGGCTAACTGTGTTATTTAGCCTCTTCATCGCTAATGCTGGGGTTGAATCGATTGTAATGATAGCTGAACCTCCTTTAGTTACAATCTATCCAGTTGCAATTGTTTTGATAATTATGACTATCCTTGATAACTACATTAAAGATAAAGTAGTTTATAAGGGAGCTGTTTTAGGAGCATTTATAATAGGTCTGGTTGATTCACTGATGTTATTAGATGTAAACCTCTACGGTCTAGAAAATATAACTCGTAATTTACCATTTGCAGAATACGGAGTTCAATGGATAGTACCTGCTATCGTATTTGCCCTAGTTTTTAAATTAATTAAAAAAATAAATACTACAAGATCAAATAAAAGCTCTGATACAACAGATATTAACTAAAAATGAACTAAGAAATTTTATAAACTAGTTATGTAATAGTTTATAAAAGAATAGAGATAGTACTGTACGATAAAAATTTTTGGCCTTTTTACGAAACGGCGTTCCATATCACAGAACACGATAAGTGTAAAAAATATTTTTAAGGAGGCTTTTAAAATGTCAGAACAGGTTTTTAATGAAATGGAAAAACAGGGACATGAACAGGTGATTTTCAATTATGACAAGACCACTGGTTTAAAAGCAATTATAGCTATTCACGATACTACTTTAGGACCAGCTCTTGGTGGTTGTCGTATGATGGATTACGAAAGTGAAGACGATGCTTTAGCTGATGTCCTTAGACTATCTAAAGGGATGACTTACAAATGTGGGGTTTCAGGTGTAGACTACGGTGGTGGAAAAACAGTAATTATTGGAGATTCTAAAGAAAAAAGCGAAGGGATGTTTAGGGCTCTTGGACGGTTTGTTCAAACAATTAGAGGACGATATTACACCGGGACTGATGTAGGAACAGCGCCTGATGACTTTATCGATGCAATGAGAGAAACTGATTGTATAGTAGGGCGTCCTGTAGAGTATGGAGGCGGTGGGAGTACTGCAATTACCACAGCCTATGGAGTCTGGCAGGGACTTAAGGCCTCTTGTAAAGCTAAATACGGGTCTGACTCACTAAGAGGAAAAAAAGTTGCCATCCAAGGACTAGGAAAAGTTGGACGATTACTTGTAAAACATTTAATTGAAGATGAAGGGGCTAAGGTAGTGGCTACTGATATTAGTAAAGATGCTATTCACGAAGTGAAGTCAGAATATTCACAAATTGAAACATGTAAGCCAGATGAGATCTATGAAGTGGATTGTGATATCTTTAGCCCCAGTGCTTTAGGTGCTGTCATCAATGATTTTACTATCGATAAATTAAACTGTGATATTGTAGCTGGTTCTGCTAATAACCAGTTACAAGAAGATAAACACGGTGATATGTTATTTGAAAAAGGTATTTTATACGCACCAGATTATGTGATTAATGCCGGAGGACTGATTCAAGCAGCTGATGAGGTTAAAGAATTCAATCATGGTAGAGTTATGAAAACTACATCTAAAATTTATGACATACTGTTAGACATCTATAAAATATCTAAAGAAAAACAAGTTCCTACCTATAAAGCTGCCAATATTTTGGTAGAAGACCGTTTAGATACAGTAGCTGGAGTCAAAAAGAACTTTTTAGCTTAAAAAGGTCAATAATTAATATGAAAGGGGAGAGGACTGTGAATAAAGTTTTATTATCTGGTAATGAAGCAATCGCAAGAGGCGCCTATGAAGCTGGGGCTACAGTAGCAACAGCCTATCCTGGTACACCAAGTACTGAGATTTTAGAAAATATAAGAAAATATAAAGACGAACTCTACTGTGAATGGGCTCCTAATGAAAAGGTCGCCATGGAGGTTGCAACTGGAGCCTCTTTTACAGGTGCACGCTCTCTTGTTGCTATGAAACATGTAGGGTTAAATGTGGCGGCTGACCCCTTTATGACCCTGTCTTATACAGGAGTAAAAGGTGGGCTAGTAGTAGTATCAGCTGATGATCCTAGTATGCATAGTTCTCAAAATGAACAAGATAACAGACATTTTGCTAGATTTGCTAAAGTACCTATGCTAGAACCTTCAGATAGTGAAGAAGCTCGCGAGTTTATTAAACATGCTTTCGAAATCAGTGAAAAATTTGATACTCCCCTACTTTTTCGTGTTACAACAAGAATATCCCACTCTAAAACAGTAGCAACTCTTAAAGAGCGCGAAAAGGTTCAG from Natranaerobius trueperi harbors:
- a CDS encoding ABC transporter permease — encoded protein: MNETNKFLTFFTMLVYTFLIGPLVIITVTAFSGESYLSFPPESFSLQWFFNIFQVDMFVRTFRVSLEIAVIGTVLALLIGIPVAYALSRFDFFGKSILSNFFLSPVVIPMVVLGYALLKFLVINMGIPYYRGLLIGHTIVILPYVVRVISSSLMNFNYTVEEAAMSLGCNRLHAFFVVVLPNIRSGIIAAFILAFINSFNNVPVSVFLTGPGISTLPIQMLSYVEYYFDPTISALSVVLMIITVIIMFAIEKTLGLTHFAK
- a CDS encoding ABC transporter permease, which gives rise to MFTAKKVLLLISPGLLFLVIFQLIPLFSIFMETIQVGGEFSLERYGDFFKDPYNMNIYFRTLRIALISTLIAVTLGFPTSYFISKSNIKKRGLYIALAVFPLLTSPVVRSFSWIVVLGRQGLVNNFLTSLNIIEEPLSILYTEAAIIIGFVHLFLPLMILSLVGVMENIDHNLVLAAESLGASKLKAFLKIVFPLSLPGVVIGSVLVFCGSFTAYTTPQLLGGSRTRVMATLLYENARTLNDWTTASVIATIMILTTMAIITVINRGAKKLNPKG
- the brnQ gene encoding branched-chain amino acid transport system II carrier protein; its protein translation is MSKKGFDTIVFGFALFAMFLGAGNVIFPPFLGHSSGISWLPAAIGFLLTGVGLPLLGVVAASVAGGTIDDFGKNVSPNFGKIFGTVIILAIGPFLAIPRTGATAFELGVVQFIGNSLAASIITTTIFFGITLFFVLNPSSVIDRIGRYLTPVLVVILGAIVVGGVINPMGAPVDMEVTTPFRTGFTEGYQTMDALGSFILATIIIISLKEKGYKTTSDQVSMTIKAGIIAATGLGLIYAGLIFIGATSSSVFSEEIQRTALLIGVSERILGTMGTYALGISVFLACLTTSIGLTTTAGRFFHGITNGKLDYKLVVWLTVLFSLFIANAGVESIVMIAEPPLVTIYPVAIVLIIMTILDNYIKDKVVYKGAVLGAFIIGLVDSLMLLDVNLYGLENITRNLPFAEYGVQWIVPAIVFALVFKLIKKINTTRSNKSSDTTDIN
- a CDS encoding Glu/Leu/Phe/Val family dehydrogenase produces the protein MSEQVFNEMEKQGHEQVIFNYDKTTGLKAIIAIHDTTLGPALGGCRMMDYESEDDALADVLRLSKGMTYKCGVSGVDYGGGKTVIIGDSKEKSEGMFRALGRFVQTIRGRYYTGTDVGTAPDDFIDAMRETDCIVGRPVEYGGGGSTAITTAYGVWQGLKASCKAKYGSDSLRGKKVAIQGLGKVGRLLVKHLIEDEGAKVVATDISKDAIHEVKSEYSQIETCKPDEIYEVDCDIFSPSALGAVINDFTIDKLNCDIVAGSANNQLQEDKHGDMLFEKGILYAPDYVINAGGLIQAADEVKEFNHGRVMKTTSKIYDILLDIYKISKEKQVPTYKAANILVEDRLDTVAGVKKNFLA